The genomic interval GCGGTGATGCTTTTGTGCTTTTCGGCCAGCATCGCCAGCGCATCTGTGCAGGATACGATATGCTCGCCGGTCCGGATCTCGATGCTGGCGATCTCTTTCAGTGAAAAGCCAAGGCCCTGCGCCTGCTCGATGAAGCGCAGCAGCGCGATCAGATCGGGCGCATAGTCGCGATAGCCGTTCACCCCACGCTCGGCCGACGGAATGATGCCCTGACGTTCGTAAAACCGGATGCGAGAGGTGGTCACCCCTGCGGCTGTCGCAATTTCTCCAATTTTCATCGGCGGGCCCCTTGACCTTAAACATAGGTTCAAACCCTATATCCTCAGCAGGCCGATCACAAGGATTGCAAGAATGTACGATATTTCCATGTCTTCACTGCTGTTTTCCCCCCTGACCCTGCCCAGCGGTCAGGTCATTCCCAACCGCATCGCCAAGGCGGCGATGGAAGAGAATATGGCGGATGAAAATCACCTGCCGGGTCAGGCGATGCAGCGCCTTTATCAGAAATGGGGCGCGGGCGGTGCGGGAATGCTGCTGACCGGCAATGTCATGGTCGCCGCCGATGCGGTGACCGGTCCTGCCGGTGTCATCCTGGACGCGACCCAGCCGTTAGAGCCTTTTCGCCAATGGGCGCGCGCGGGCAAGGCCCAGGGCGCGCGGATGTGGATGCAGATCAACCATCCCGGCCGACAGGTCTTTGTCGCGGCCAATCCGACGGCCATTGCCCCCTCGGCCATCCCGGTCGAGCTTGAGGGCGCGTCGGGGCTGTTTGCCCGGCCCCGCGCCATGACCGAAGAGGATATCCAGCGCGTCATCGCCCAATTCGCCGAAACGGCAGAGCTGGCGCAGAAGGCGGGCTTCGACGGCGTGCAAATCCATGCCGCCCATGGCTATCTTCTCAGCCAGTTCCTGTCGCCGCGCACCAACAGGCGCGAGGATCAATGGGGCGGATCGCTGGAAAACCGGGCGCGGATTCTGATCCGGATCCTGCGTGCCGTGCGTGCCCGCGTCGCCGCGGATTTCGGGGTCGGCGTGAAGCTGAATTCGGCGGATTTCCAGAAGGGCGGTTTTGACGCGGCGGATGCCGTGGCGGTGGTGCGGCTGCTGAATGACGAGGCCGTCGATCTGGTCGAGATTTCGGGCGGCAGCTATGAAAGCCCCGCCATGCATGGCCGCCCCGCCCATGCCAGCACCCGCGCCCGAGAGGCCTATTTCGTCGATTTCGCCCGCGATATCGTGGCCGAGGCCGCCATGCCGATCATGGTCACGGGCGGCATCCGCCGCCGCGCGACCGCTGCCGAAGCCCTGGCGCCCGAGGAGGGCCGCGAGGGCGTCGCGATGGTCGGGATCGGGCAGGCGCTGGCCTATGATCCCGATCTGCCGAATGCATGGCGCGGGGGTGAAAAGGTCGTCACCGTGCCCTCGGTCCAATGGAAGAAACGGGCGCTGGCCAGTCTGGCGACGATGGCCATGGCGCGGGCGCAGCTGCGCCGTATGGGGGCGGGGAAATCGCCCCGGCGGGTCTGGCCTGTTGGCGCCGTGCTGTCCGACCAGATCCGGACCCTGCA from Paracoccus fistulariae carries:
- a CDS encoding MerR family transcriptional regulator, with the protein product MKIGEIATAAGVTTSRIRFYERQGIIPSAERGVNGYRDYAPDLIALLRFIEQAQGLGFSLKEIASIEIRTGEHIVSCTDALAMLAEKHKSITALIAEARDRKARIEALMAELQRNKDAADSAI
- a CDS encoding NADH:flavin oxidoreductase/NADH oxidase family protein; protein product: MSSLLFSPLTLPSGQVIPNRIAKAAMEENMADENHLPGQAMQRLYQKWGAGGAGMLLTGNVMVAADAVTGPAGVILDATQPLEPFRQWARAGKAQGARMWMQINHPGRQVFVAANPTAIAPSAIPVELEGASGLFARPRAMTEEDIQRVIAQFAETAELAQKAGFDGVQIHAAHGYLLSQFLSPRTNRREDQWGGSLENRARILIRILRAVRARVAADFGVGVKLNSADFQKGGFDAADAVAVVRLLNDEAVDLVEISGGSYESPAMHGRPAHASTRAREAYFVDFARDIVAEAAMPIMVTGGIRRRATAAEALAPEEGREGVAMVGIGQALAYDPDLPNAWRGGEKVVTVPSVQWKKRALASLATMAMARAQLRRMGAGKSPRRVWPVGAVLSDQIRTLHRNRSYRAWLGKRR